In a genomic window of Micromonospora cremea:
- a CDS encoding ROK family protein — MRPAPSQDEVRRQNLGALLRHVHVHGATTRAELTTTLGLNRSTIGALTADLAGVGLVSEGTPKETGRAGRPSLVVRPESARVFAYAYSVEVDRLRAARIGLGGAVLDRRDLDRPRGLLAAEAAPLLAGAVKEMQQGVPRDAICVGAGVAVCGMVRRDDGLVRLGPTTGWVDEPIGAALGAELGIDVPITVGNVADVAAFAEHARGVAAGCDNVIYLYGDVGVGAGIIAGGRRLTGHGGYGGEVGHMKVVRDGMPCECGSRGCWETEIGEHGLLRAAGRSDARGRDALLAVFDAADRGDARAQTAVRQAGDWLGFGVANLVNVFNPEMVIFGGTMRDLYLAAAAQIRSRLNSNALSACLEHVRLRTPKLGANAPLIGAAELAFERLLADPLDVG; from the coding sequence ATGCGCCCGGCACCGAGTCAGGACGAGGTCCGACGGCAGAACCTCGGGGCACTGCTGCGGCACGTACACGTCCACGGGGCGACCACACGCGCCGAACTCACCACCACGCTGGGCCTGAACCGGAGCACCATCGGCGCGCTCACCGCGGACCTGGCCGGCGTGGGGCTGGTCAGCGAGGGAACGCCGAAGGAGACCGGCCGGGCCGGACGGCCGTCGTTGGTCGTCCGGCCCGAGTCGGCCCGGGTGTTCGCGTACGCGTACTCCGTGGAGGTGGACCGGCTGCGCGCCGCCCGGATCGGCCTGGGCGGCGCGGTGCTGGACCGCCGGGATCTGGACAGACCGCGCGGGCTGCTGGCCGCGGAGGCCGCGCCGCTGCTGGCCGGTGCGGTCAAGGAAATGCAGCAGGGCGTGCCGCGCGACGCGATCTGCGTCGGCGCCGGCGTCGCGGTCTGCGGCATGGTCCGCCGCGACGACGGCCTGGTCAGACTCGGCCCGACCACCGGCTGGGTGGACGAGCCGATCGGCGCGGCGCTCGGCGCCGAGCTGGGCATCGACGTGCCGATCACGGTGGGCAACGTGGCCGACGTGGCCGCGTTCGCCGAGCACGCGCGAGGCGTCGCCGCCGGCTGCGACAACGTCATCTACCTGTACGGGGACGTCGGCGTGGGCGCCGGCATCATCGCCGGCGGGCGTCGGCTGACCGGGCACGGCGGGTACGGCGGCGAGGTCGGCCACATGAAGGTGGTCCGCGACGGCATGCCCTGCGAGTGCGGCTCCCGGGGCTGCTGGGAGACCGAGATCGGCGAGCACGGCCTGCTCCGTGCGGCCGGACGCTCCGACGCCCGGGGCCGGGACGCGCTGCTGGCGGTCTTCGACGCCGCCGACCGGGGCGACGCCCGGGCCCAGACGGCGGTCCGCCAGGCCGGTGACTGGCTCGGCTTCGGGGTGGCCAACCTGGTGAACGTCTTCAACCCCGAGATGGTCATCTTCGGCGGCACCATGCGTGACCTCTACCTCGCCGCGGCAGCCCAGATCCGCAGCCGGCTCAACTCGAACGCGCTCAGCGCCTGCCTGGAACACGTCCGGTTGCGCACCCCGAAGCTGGGTGCGAACGCGCCCCTGATCGGCGCCGCCGAACTGGCCTTCGAGCGGCTCCTCGCCGACCCCCTCGACGTGGGCTGA
- a CDS encoding DUF1707 SHOCT-like domain-containing protein, translating to MDVELRASDDDRNRVVAELHRHTTAGRLTLDEFSDRVGAVWTSRTLGDLAALTRDLPALPSPAADAPAGGDPAGHGRRELLVLFAVAALTLLLLGGFLAVTR from the coding sequence GTGGATGTCGAGCTGCGCGCCTCCGACGACGACCGCAACCGGGTGGTCGCCGAGCTGCACCGGCACACCACCGCGGGCCGGCTCACCCTGGACGAGTTCTCCGACCGGGTGGGCGCGGTGTGGACCTCCCGCACCCTCGGTGACCTGGCCGCACTGACCCGCGACCTGCCGGCCCTGCCCAGCCCGGCCGCCGACGCGCCGGCCGGCGGCGATCCCGCCGGGCACGGCCGTCGCGAGCTGCTGGTGCTCTTCGCCGTCGCCGCGCTCACCCTGCTGCTGCTCGGCGGCTTCCTCGCCGTCACCCGCTGA
- a CDS encoding DUF4142 domain-containing protein, producing MAPLRSARRRLGNRTHRAAMLLIAVIAGVGVLPGVAVAAPAGGQQLNAADMTLLNGVRLAGLWEMPAGQMAADKGQSAKVREIGAGIANEHQQLDQLVVNAANKLGASIPSEPTAEQKGWLSEMQKASGARFDQIFVTRLRVAHGKIFPVIGAVRASTRDATVRKLCDDANSFVLHHMQMLESTNLVRWPELPPAALPAPGNDGLLAAAAANAGPQVGVSSTVVWLVFLAALGTGGIATYRMLRRT from the coding sequence ATGGCACCGCTCAGATCCGCCCGTCGCCGGCTGGGCAACCGGACCCACCGGGCGGCGATGCTGCTCATCGCTGTCATCGCGGGGGTCGGTGTCCTGCCCGGCGTGGCCGTCGCCGCGCCCGCCGGCGGGCAGCAGCTCAACGCCGCAGACATGACCTTGCTCAACGGTGTGCGGCTGGCCGGGTTGTGGGAGATGCCGGCCGGTCAGATGGCCGCCGATAAGGGGCAGTCGGCCAAGGTCCGGGAGATCGGCGCGGGCATCGCCAACGAGCACCAGCAGCTCGACCAGCTCGTCGTGAACGCCGCCAACAAGCTGGGCGCGAGCATCCCGTCCGAGCCGACGGCCGAGCAGAAGGGCTGGCTGTCGGAGATGCAGAAGGCCTCCGGCGCCCGGTTCGACCAGATCTTCGTCACCCGGCTCCGGGTGGCCCACGGCAAGATCTTTCCGGTGATCGGCGCGGTGCGGGCGAGCACCCGGGACGCCACCGTCCGCAAGCTCTGCGACGACGCCAACAGCTTCGTGCTGCACCACATGCAGATGTTGGAGAGCACCAATCTGGTTCGCTGGCCGGAGCTGCCGCCGGCGGCGTTGCCCGCCCCCGGCAACGACGGGCTGCTGGCCGCCGCCGCCGCGAACGCCGGCCCGCAGGTCGGGGTCAGCAGCACCGTCGTCTGGCTGGTCTTCCTCGCCGCGCTGGGCACCGGCGGAATCGCCACCTACCGGATGCTGCGCCGCACCTGA